A single region of the Ziziphus jujuba cultivar Dongzao chromosome 10, ASM3175591v1 genome encodes:
- the LOC107410900 gene encoding 18.5 kDa class I heat shock protein-like, with protein MAMIPSFSGGRRSSVFGPFSQDIWDPFKDFPFPSSLSSSFPQFSPENSALVNIRIDWKGTPEAHVFKAYLPGLKNEEVKVEIEDDRMLLISGERNVEKEDKNGTWHRVEHSTGKFHRRFRLPENAKMEDVKASMENGVLTVTVPKLVVKKPDVKAIEISS; from the coding sequence ATGGCAATGATCCCAAGCTTCTCTGGTGGCCGACGAAGTAGTGTCTTTGGGCCTTTCTCTCAAGACATCTGGGACCCATTCAAGGATTTTCCATTCCCCTCTTCACTTTCCTCTTCATTCCCACAATTTTCTCCGGAAAACTCTGCATTGGTGAACATCCGGATAGACTGGAAGGGAACCCCAGAAGCTCATGTGTTCAAGGCCTATCTTCCGGGCCTAAAGAATGAGGAAGTGAAGGTCGAGATTGAAGACGACAGGATGCTCCTCATCAGCGGAGAGAGGAATGTGGAGAAGGAAGACAAGAATGGCACGTGGCACAGAGTGGAGCACAGCACTGGGAAATTCCACAGGAGATTCAGGCTACCAGAGAATGCCAAAATGGAGGATGTTAAGGCTTCCATGGAGAATGGTGTTCTCACTGTCACTGTTCCTAAATTGGTGGTTAAGAAACCTGATGTCAAAGccattgaaatttctagttga
- the LOC107410876 gene encoding UDP-glucose iridoid glucosyltransferase: MKKETERRSRRLVLVPCPLQGHINPMLQLGTILESRGFSITIAHTSYNSPNPETHPEFSFLLIPDGLSDRDISSGDLISLVLNINHNCKESLNQLIQQEDPHRKEIACIISDELMYFAEAVAANLKLPSIVLRTTSAATALAWSAVLELKAQGLIPFQDSRSHDLVPKLHPLRFKDLPISIFADFETAAKLAVYSYRNRTSSAVIWNTMDCLEQSRLLQVQQEHKVPIFPIAPMHTIAPHTSGSLLKEDRSCMEWLDKQSHNSVIYVSLGSIAFLSEKEVEEMAWGLDNSEQPFLWVVRPGSISGSDWIELLPQGFRNGVGERGCIVKWAPQKEVLAHEAVGGFWSHCGWNSTLESICEGVPMICRPCFGDQRVNARYVSHEWRIGIELEKLEREEIERAVRKLILGNEGKEMRERAKDLKEKVTVYTREGGSSYNFLNELVNLIMSF, from the exons ATGAAGAAAGAAACAGAGAGACGAAGTCGACGATTGGTGTTAGTTCCATGTCCATTACAAGGCCACATTAATCCGATGCTTCAACTTGGCACAATTCTTGAATCCAGGGGCTTCTCCATAACAATTGCTCACACCAGTTACAACTCCCCCAACCCTGAAACCCACCCTGAGTTCAGCTTTCTTCTCATTCCCGACGGCTTATCAGACCGTGATATCTCGTCTGGGGATTTGATATCTCTTGTATTGAATATTAACCATAATTGCAAAGAAAGTTTGAATCAACTGATTCAACAAGAAGATCCACATAGGAAAGAGATAGCCTGCATCATCTCTGATGAACTCATGTATTTTGCCGAAGCTGTGGCGGCTAATTTGAAGCTCCCTAGCATCGTCCTACGAACCACCAGTGCTGCCACTGCGCTTGCTTGGTCTGCTGTCCTCGAACTCAAGGCACAGGGTCTCATACCCTTCCAAG ACTCTCGGTCACATGACTTGGTTCCCAAGCTTCATCCCCTGAGATTCAAGGATCTTCCCATCTCCATATTTGCAGATTTTGAAACTGCTGCAAAACTAGCAGTTTACTCTTACCGAAATAGGACTTCTTCTGCGGTCATTTGGAATACCATGGATTGCCTCGAACAGTCACGTTTATTACAAGTCCAACAAGAACATAAAGTTCCAATCTTTCCTATAGCTCCTATGCACACGATTGCTCCACACACATCAGGTAGCTTACTTAAAGAGGATAGAAGTTGCATGGAGTGGCTAGACAAGCAATCCCATAACTCTGTTATTTATGTAAGCTTGGGGAGCATAGCATTTTTAAGTGAGAAAGAAGTAGAAGAAATGGCATGGGGACTAGACAACAGCGAGCAGCCTTTCTTGTGGGTAGTCAGACCCGGTTCCATTTCCGGCTCGGACTGGATTGAGCTATTACCTCAAGGGTTCAGAAATGGTGTTGGTGAGAGGGGATGCATTGTGAAATGGGCACCACAGAAGGAAGTTTTGGCTCATGAAGCTGTTGGAGGTTTTTGGAGCCATTGCGGATGGAATTCAACCCTGGAAAGTATATGTGAAGGAGTTCCAATGATATGCAGACCATGTTTTGGTGACCAAAGAGTGAATGCAAGGTATGTGAGCCATGAATGGAGGATTGGAATTGAGTTGGAGAAGCTGGAAAgagaagagattgaaagagcAGTAAGAAAACTTATATTAGGTAATGAAGGGAAGGAGATGAGGGAAAGGGCCAAAGATTTGAAGGAGAAAGTTACAGTTTATACTAGAGAAGGCGGTTCTTCCTACAATTTCTTGAACGAGCTCGTGAACTTGATCATGTCTTTTTAG
- the LOC132799667 gene encoding uncharacterized mitochondrial protein AtMg00810-like, with amino-acid sequence MRDYESREGLYEEENTAYQALFVGSDPVSFGDAVKSMKWKKTMDVEIEAIERNDTWKLIDLPVEAKKVGVKWVYKTKLNENGEVDKYKAQLTGKECKILIVCLYVDDLIFTRNDESMFVEFKKSMMIEFDMTDLGKMRYFLGIEVMQRSDGIFISHRKYTQEVLERFNMDKCNPIHNPIVPGCKLMKTGDGVRIDSIFYKQIVENLMYLTATRPDVMFVVSHISRFMDCPTKLYLQAAKRILRYLKGIIDFGVFYKKGGNEKLIAYTDSNYARDLDDRKSTSGYVFMLSIGAMSWSSKKQPVISLSTTEVEFIAATLCVSQVIWLRRILEGFKHAQHDSTIVYCDNSSTIKLSKNLVMHGCSKHIDVRFHFLRKLTKDGIVEMVHCHTQEQVVDIMTKPLKLDVFLKMCGLLGICLDPGVN; translated from the exons ATGAGAGACTACGAAAGTAGAGAAGGTTTATATGAGGAAGAAAACACTGCATACCAAGCTCTATTTGTAGGCAGTGATCCAGTTTCATTTGGTGATGCTGTGAAAAGTATGAAATGGAAAAAAACAATGGATGTAGAGATAGAAGCCATAGAGAGGAATGATACATGGAAGTTGATAGATTTACCTGTTGAAGCAAAGAAGGTTGGGGTAAAGTGGGTTTACAAGACAAAGCTCAATGAGAATGGAGAAGTTGATAAGTACAAAGCCCAATTG ACTGGAAAAGAATGTAAGATTTTGATTGTATGTCTTTATGTGGACGATCTTATATTTACGAGAAATGATGAAAGTATGTTTGTTGAGTTTAAGAAATCCATGATGATTGAGTTTGATATGACTGATCTTGGAAAAATGAGATATTTTCTTGGCATTGAAGTGATGCAAAGATCAGATGGTATCTTTATTAGTCATAGGAAATACACACAGGAGGTGTTGGAAAGGTTCAATATGGACAAGTGCAATCCAATTCACAATCCTATAGTTCCTGGATGTAAGCTTATGAAAACTGGAGATGGAGTGAGGATTGACAGTATTTTTTATAAACAGATTGTGGAAAATCTTATGTATTTGACTGCCACTCGACCGGATGTTATGTTTGTGGTGAGTCATATCAGCAGATTTATGGACTGTCCTACTAAACTTTATTTGCAAGCAGCAAAGAGGATACTAAGGTACTTGAAAGGTATCATTGATTTTGGTGTGTTTTACAAGAAGGGAGGAAATGAGAAACTGATTGCCTACACAGATAGTAATTATGCTAGGGATTTAGATGATAGAAAAAGCACTTCAGGTTATGTGTTTATGTTGAGCATAGGAGCAATGTCTTGGTCCTCAAAGAAACAACCTGTAATCTCCTTGTCCACTACTGAAGTTGAGTTTATTGCTGCAACTCTATGTGTCAGTCAAGTAATATGGTTAAGAAGGATATTGGAAGGTTTCAAGCATGCTCAACATGATTCTACAATAGTCTATTGTGATAACAGTTCAACAATCAAGCTTTCTAAGAATCTAGTGATGCATGGTTGCAGCAAACATATTGATGTTCGTTTTCATTTCCTTCGTAAGCTCACAAAAGATGGAATTGTAGAGATGGTTCACTGTCATACCCAGGAGCAAGTTGTTGATATAATGACTAAGCCTTTAAAGCTTGATGTATTCTTGAAAATGTGTGGTTTGTTGGGTATTTGTCTAGATCCTGGAGTAAACTGA
- the LOC107410903 gene encoding copper transporter 1, with product MEGMDHGHHDMGDMASPPSMNGTEGMPHHHKMMMMHMTFFWGKNAEILFNKWPGTSTGMYVLALVFIFVLALLVEWLSHCKLIKDGSNHVAAGLVQTFLHAIRVGLAYMVMLAVMSFNVGVFLVAIAGHTVGFFFFGSRVFKKSEFEKAGSDLPPMSC from the coding sequence atggagggGATGGATCATGGTCATCATGACATGGGGGACATGGCATCGCCACCATCCATGAACGGTACAGAAGGGATGCCCCATCATcataagatgatgatgatgcacaTGACATTCTTTTGGGGCAAAAACGCTGAGATATTGTTCAACAAATGGCCTGGAACCAGCACTGGCATGTATGTATTGGCCTTGGTTTTCATCTTCGTGCTTGCCCTTCTGGTTGAGTGGCTTTCCCATTGCAAATTAATCAAAGACGGTTCGAACCACGTTGCGGCCGGTCTGGTTCAGACATTTTTGCATGCCATCAGAGTTGGTTTGGCTTATATGGTCATGTTGGCCGTTATGTCTTTCAACGTCGGAGTGTTTTTGGTGGCTATAGCAGGTCATACTGTCGGGTTCTTCTTTTTCGGGAGCAGGGTTTTCAAGAAATCGGAATTTGAAAAGGCAGGGTCGGATCTTCCTCCGATGAGCTGTTAA
- the LOC125420972 gene encoding uncharacterized protein LOC125420972 has product MKVGESVNEYFARTFTIANKIRVHGEKMEDIVIIEKILRSMTYKFDYVVCSIEESNDLDTLSIDMLQSSLLVHEQCMTGHLEDEQALKETETKAHYAEASGEMLLMAYVDVKEASKEELWFLDVGCSNHMYGKKEFFSRFDESFSISVKLGDNSSMAVIGKGNIQMIVNGIVQVITNIFYVPGLKNNLLSVGQLQEKGFAKM; this is encoded by the exons ATGAAGGTAGGGGAATCTGTGAATGAGTACTTTGCTCGAACCTTTACTATAGCCAACAAGATAAGAGTTCATGGTGAGAAGATGGAGGATATTGTAATCATTGAAAAGATTCTCAGATCTATGACTTATAAATTTGACTATGTTGTGTGCTCTATTGAGGAGTCTAATGATCTAGACACCCTATCAATTGATATGCTACAAAGCAGTCTTTTGGTGCATGAACAATGCATGACTGGCCATCTTGAGGATGAACAAGCATTGAAG GAGACAGAGACAAAGGCACACTATGCAGAAGCTAGCGGAGAAATGTTGTTAATGGCATATGTGGATGTCAAGGAAGCTAGTAAAGAAGAGTTATGGTTTCTTGACGTAGGTTGCAGCAACCATATGTATGGTAAGAAGGAGTTTTTCTCTAGATTTGATGAGAGTTTCAGCATTTCTGTAAAGTTGGGAGACAATTCAAGCATGGCTGTGATAGGAAAAGGAAATATACAAATGATTGTAAATGGAATTGTGCAAGTCATCACTAACATATTTTATGTTCCTGGATTGAAGAATAATTTGCTAAGTGTGGGGCAGTTACAAGAGAAGGGGTTTGCAAAAATGTAA
- the LOC107421214 gene encoding subtilisin-like protease SBT4.4 encodes MAKYGYSLMFYRLMISIFILSSSLRCKAIDNDDRKVYIVYMGSLPDDALYSPTANHISLLQGVLQGSSVENSLITSYKRSFNGFAAKLTDTERQRIAEMKEVVSVFPSRNLKLQTTRSWDFIGLHQKAKRNPTAESNIIVGVIDSGVWPESDSFSDKGFGPPPKKWKGVCSGGDNFTCNNKLIGARFYQQSLIKKTTTTARDTEGHGSHTASTAAGNIVNGVTFFGIVRGAARGGVPSARIAVYKACDGGCFSASILAAFDDAIADGVDIITISIGADSPLEYDQDPIAIGAFHGLKRGILTINSAGNSGSSLGSVSSVAPWMMTVAASSTDRRIIDKVVLGNGKTLIGNTVNTFTMNQSFPLVYGKDVTNGVCVENDTRSCVELCINQTAVKGKILLCDRPPLAEALTNATGSIYNKLVSSDTPFVEAAPTSGLTPEDYTTVQTYFNSTKNAHANILKSEVITDSAAPRVASFSSRGPNLITREILKPDITAPGIDILAAFSPLASPSSFSGDLRRVKYNIVSGTSMSCPHVAGAAAYVKSFHPDWSPSAIKSSLMTTAWVMNSTQSFDSEFGYGAGHVNPVKAIDPGLVYENSQEDYINFLCGIGYTEDRIRLIYGEYNSTCHKVSVEPKNFNYPAFVHQVVEDDGSFSVDYKRRVKNVGLANSTYKAKFSPNSKLEMKVEPEVLSFKFLNEEKAFNVTVTGVVESGTIQSSSIIWSDGTHSVRTPIVIFKPIPS; translated from the exons ATGGCTAAGTATGGATATTCTCTTATGTTTTATCGTTTGATGATCTCCATTTTCATACTCTCCTCGAGTTTAAGGTGCAAAGCCATTGATAATGATGATAGAAAG GTATATATTGTGTACATGGGGTCACTTCCTGATGATGCGCTGTACTCGCCAACGGCTAACCACATAAGCCTATTGCAAGGAGTGCTTCAGGGCAG TAGTGTAGAAAACTCTTTAATTACAAGTTACAAAAGGAGTTTCAATGGCTTTGCAGCCAAACTTACTGATACTGAAAGACAGAGGATTGCTG AGATGAAAGAAGTAGTTTCTGTATTCCCTAGTAGAAATCTTAAACTTCAAACAACAAGATCTTGGGACTTCATTGGTCTCCACCAGAAAGCGAAAAGAAATCCCACCGCAGAGAGCAATATTATAGTTGGTGTAATTGACAGTGGAGTTTGGCCTGAATCGGATAGCTTTAGTGACAAAGGTTTTGGTCCTCCTCCAAAGAAGTGGAAAGGTGTCTGCTCCGGAGGTGACAATTTCACATGCAATAA CAAGCTCATTGGAGCTCGGTTTTACCAACAATCACTCATAAAGAAAACTACTACTACCGCAAGGGATACAGAGGGACATGGATCCCATACAGCCTCAACAGCAGCTGGAAACATTGTAAATGGTGTTACCTTCTTCGGAATAGTAAGAGGTGCCGCAAGAGGAGGAGTTCCCTCTGCAAGAATTGCTGTTTACAAAGCTTGCGATGGTGGTTGCTTTTCTGCAAGTATATTGGCTGCTTTTGATGATGCTATTGCTGATGGAGTTGACATTATCACAATCTCAATTGGGGCTGATTCTCCACTTGAGTATGATCAAGATCCTATAGCAATTGGTGCTTTTCATGGATTGAAGAGAGGGATATTGACTATTAATTCTGCTGGCAACTCTGGTTCCTCTCTTGGTTCCGTATCGAGTGTAGCACCGTGGATGATGACTGTAGCAGCAAGCAGCACAGACAGACGGATTATAGACAAAGTTGTTCTTGGAAATGGAAAGACTCTAATC GGTAATACAGTTAACACTTTCACAATGAATCAAAGCTTTCCTTTAGTATATGGAAAAGATGTTACGAATGGTGTCTGCGTTGAAAATGACACCAG GTCCTGTGTTGAACTATGCATAAATCAAACTGCAGTGAAGGGAAAGATTTTGCTGTGTGATCGGCCACCATTGGCGGAGGCTTTAACTAATGCAACTGGttcaatatataacaaattggTGTCGTCTGACACTCCTTTTGTTGAAGCAGCTCCTACATCAGGTTTAACCCCTGAAGACTATACCACTGTCCAAACCTACTTCAATTCCACAAA AAACGCTCACGCAAACATATTGAAAAGTGAAGTCATAACAGATTCTGCTGCTCCTAGAGTTGCTTCATTCTCTTCACGGGGGCCAAATCTCATTACGAGGGAGATTTTGAAG CCAGATATAACAGCCCCAGGCATAGATATTTTAGCTGCGTTTTCACCTCTAGCTTCACCTTCATCTTTCAGTGGCGACTTGAGGAGGGTGAAGTACAATATAGTATCTGGAACCTCCATGTCATGCCCTCATGTTGCTGGAGCAGCTGCATATGTTAAATCATTTCACCCTGATTGGTCTCCTTCAGCCATAAAATCTTCTCTTATGACCACCG CTTGGGTCATGAACAGTACTCAAAGTTTCGATAGCGAATTTGGTTATGGAGCAGGGCACGTTAACCCTGTGAAAGCCATAGATCCTGGACTTGTCTATGAAAATTCTCAAGAGGATTACATAAATTTCCTATGTGGAATTGGTTATACTGAGGACAGAATAAGGCTTATATATGGCGAGTATAATAGCACTTGCCACAAAGTTTCTGTTGAGCCTAAGAACTTCAATTATCCGGCATTTGTCCATCAAGTTGTTGAAGATGATGGATCTTTCTCAGTTGATTATAAGAGAAGAGTGAAGAACGTTGGCCTTGCAAACTCCACTTACAAGGCAAAATTTAGTCCAAATTCTAAACTTGAAATGAAAGTGGAGCCTGAAGTTCTTTCCTTCAAATTTCTGAATGAAGAGAAGGCTTTCAATGTGACTGTTACAGGAGTTGTGGAAAGTGGAACTATTCAGTCTTCATCAATCATCTGGTCTGATGGTACTCATAGTGTTAGAACtcctattgttatttttaagcCTATACCAAGTTAA